The following proteins come from a genomic window of Nodularia sp. LEGE 06071:
- a CDS encoding sulfate ABC transporter substrate-binding protein, whose product MWLDICNRWKGTSLKSFIPLFLVGVSLISAIAACSPGNSGSASTRKELTLVSYAVTRAAYKNIIPLFTEYWRDKTGQTVTFGQSYGGSGSQTRAVINGLEADIVALALSADTQQIQDAGLIKAGWEKKTPNGDGIVHSSVGVIVTREGNPKNIKTWDDLARDDVRVITANPKTSGGARWNYMALWGNVIKTSGTEAQAKDFVTKVYGNVPVLPRDAREATDAFFAQKQGDALINYENEVILAKQQGQDLPYVVPNINISIDSPIAVVDSYVDRQGNREVAEAFVQFLFTPPAQREFAKVGFRPVIPEVVAEFAENYPKISTLFTIADFGGWNQVSPKFFADGAIFDDIQANIASR is encoded by the coding sequence ATGTGGCTAGATATTTGCAATCGATGGAAAGGCACGTCTTTAAAAAGCTTTATTCCGCTGTTTCTAGTAGGAGTCAGCTTGATTAGTGCGATCGCTGCCTGCTCTCCTGGTAATAGTGGCAGCGCTTCCACAAGAAAAGAACTTACCTTGGTGAGCTACGCTGTCACCCGCGCCGCATATAAAAACATTATTCCCCTATTTACAGAATACTGGCGAGACAAAACCGGACAGACAGTCACCTTTGGCCAAAGCTACGGCGGCTCAGGCTCCCAAACTCGTGCAGTGATTAACGGTTTAGAAGCCGACATAGTAGCCCTAGCACTATCGGCAGACACCCAGCAAATCCAGGATGCCGGACTGATTAAAGCAGGCTGGGAGAAAAAGACACCCAACGGCGACGGTATTGTTCACAGCTCTGTGGGAGTCATCGTTACCCGCGAAGGCAACCCCAAAAATATTAAAACCTGGGATGATTTAGCCCGCGATGATGTCAGAGTGATTACGGCAAACCCCAAAACCTCCGGTGGCGCTCGTTGGAACTACATGGCCTTGTGGGGGAATGTAATCAAAACAAGCGGCACAGAAGCACAAGCCAAAGACTTTGTAACTAAAGTCTACGGCAACGTGCCAGTTTTACCCAGAGATGCCCGTGAAGCCACTGATGCATTCTTTGCCCAAAAACAAGGAGATGCACTGATTAACTATGAAAACGAAGTCATCTTAGCTAAACAGCAGGGACAGGACTTACCTTATGTAGTTCCCAATATTAATATTTCTATTGATAGCCCGATTGCCGTAGTAGATAGCTATGTGGATCGGCAAGGTAACCGCGAAGTAGCAGAAGCATTTGTCCAGTTTCTCTTTACCCCCCCAGCCCAGCGCGAATTCGCCAAAGTAGGCTTCCGGCCTGTCATCCCGGAAGTAGTCGCGGAATTTGCCGAAAACTATCCCAAAATCTCCACCCTGTTCACCATCGCAGACTTTGGCGGTTGGAATCAAGTCAGCCCCAAATTCTTTGCTGATGGCGCAATCTTTGACGACATCCAAGCCAATATAGCAAGTCGCTAG